In the Brachionichthys hirsutus isolate HB-005 chromosome 1, CSIRO-AGI_Bhir_v1, whole genome shotgun sequence genome, ACAAATGAAGGCGCACAGGTAAACAAAAAGAGCAACAAGGAGCACGCACAGGTGAGACCGGGAGAGACCGGTAGGTGGGCTGGGCCTCACCATGCAGGAAGTGGCTCCAGCTCCCCCGGCACAGATCATCACGTCAGAGATGTTGCTGCCCCAGTGTCTCTTGCACTGCTCGTTGGACAGCAGGGGCAGAGCGGCCTGCTGCAGCATGCTGGGAGTACTGGGATCTgtgggagacaggagaggacactTAGACACACGTCCTGGTCCCCCTTTAGAGGACAAGAACCCCAACCGTGGCACCAGGAGAAGCGTGTCTCACTGTTGTAGCGGGTCAGACCCCACCCAGTGGTGACACAGGTCATTCCAGCGGGGAAGACATCGGACGTCTCAGCGAGACACACGGGGGACACGTTGGTGCCCAGGCGGGCGGGGCTAGCCAGCTTGATGAGGGCGATGTCATTGTTGATGGTGCGGGGGTTCCAATTGGGGTGTGTGAACACCTGGAGAGGAAGGGCGGGGTTAGGCTTCGGGACATCGTCTGAAAGCTGATTGGCTAATGGGAGGGTCTTACCTTGGCAGGCTTCAGAATCTGGACGTCCTCGTTGGACCCGTAGCCCTTATTGTGTTCTCCAGCGATCACCCGGTTGTAGGTCCTGACAGGAAGCACAAGCTGACGAGACCACGCCCGTTTACCGTTGGCCTGTTGCGATTGGTTGAGCTTACCTGACGTTGCAGTGGGCGGCGGTCACCACCCAGTTCTCGTTGATCAGAGATCCGCCACAGAAGTGGAAACCGTTGGATTGCTGCGAGGACAACAAGCCGAGGTCAGCtgaagaagacgaggacgaagaagacggacagacagacccaCGTTTCACACGACTCACCTGAAGAGACACCTGCCAGGGCCAGGAGTGAGGCACCGCCTCCTCACCATTGACGATGCGGGCGTAGCCGGTCACCTGGGGGGGGATGGCGGGGACGCCGCAGCCTGAGAGGGTGAAAGGAATCGTTACTTCTCAGCTGCTTGAAATGATGGGAACTACAAATTATTGGGAACTACAAATGATTCTGCTCCATCTTGGATCCTGCTCCTTTCCCGTGTCGTGCGGCGTGAAGGTGCGACCGCTCCGGAGTCGGCTTTAGAGTCTAAGCGTGTCTCACCGTAGGCGGCGCCGACGAAGGCGAGACAGGACACGATCCAGAGGAAGgccatggtgatgatggtgatggtaaAGGAAGGCTGCTGTTATATACCTGAGCCCTGTTGggtctcagccaatcagagggctCGTTGGTTTGCCCGGCTCACCTGTCAGCTGCTTATCAGCGCTAACACCACTGCGGCGTTCTCACGAGTCACACGCCCATCTTCCAACTCTCTGATTGGCCCCCAGCAAACCAGTCAGCACAGGaatgacttcctgttctctgtTACCGAGACGATGAAATGAAGAGCTGCGTCTGAAACCGGTttccaaacacaaataaatgtcaaagaATGAATTTACTGGTTTGTATGAAGACGTTTTATGACGAGATATTTATGGTCTGATGTGGTCGACCATTTAAGGTCTGAAGGCGGCCCCTTGGCTCTTATAAAGGTCTTACCTGCAGACTGTAGGGTATGTTTGACGCGTTTCATTCTGTTAACTATAACTATAACTATAACTAACTATAATGTTAGCGAGCTGCCAGGCAGATGATTGTCAGTGCGTAAACTGTAAAATCATTTGTGGTTCCTGGAACCAAAAAGTCC is a window encoding:
- the LOC137911914 gene encoding chymotrypsin B-like; the encoded protein is MAFLWIVSCLAFVGAAYGCGVPAIPPQVTGYARIVNGEEAVPHSWPWQVSLQQSNGFHFCGGSLINENWVVTAAHCNVRTYNRVIAGEHNKGYGSNEDVQILKPAKVFTHPNWNPRTINNDIALIKLASPARLGTNVSPVCLAETSDVFPAGMTCVTTGWGLTRYNSETRFSCMLQQAALPLLSNEQCKRHWGSNISDVMICAGGAGATSCMGDSGGPLVCQKDQAWTLVGIVSWGSSRCSTSTPAVYARVTELRGWVDQILAAN